The following coding sequences are from one Haploplasma axanthum window:
- a CDS encoding ABC transporter permease yields MSNLVSYIALVLAVGIPLIITAIGGLFAERSGVTNIALEGLMIIGAFVGILFMNNVSAKSVGGPFVLFLITSLIVALIGVLFSMIHAVASIKMNADQIISATAINTLTPALALFLTMSLSLGAAAGSDKLPVHGDIFKISEVPVLSKIPILGDIFFKNINASFYMGIIILVVSIVFLYKTRFGLRLRACGENPHAADAAGINIQRVRFIAVGISGALAALGGFYLVTAYTTEFSASVSGYGFLAVAVLIFGNWKPVRVAISAIFFAALLTLSRGIAFFPALESLNIDKNILSMIPYIATLIVLVISSKNNRAPKAVGKVYDKGER; encoded by the coding sequence ATGAGTAATTTAGTTTCTTATATTGCTTTGGTTTTAGCAGTTGGTATTCCTTTAATAATTACGGCAATTGGTGGCCTTTTTGCTGAAAGAAGTGGTGTTACAAATATTGCATTAGAAGGTTTAATGATTATTGGAGCATTTGTTGGGATCTTATTTATGAATAATGTTTCTGCAAAATCAGTAGGAGGACCATTTGTTTTATTTTTAATAACATCTTTAATAGTTGCTTTAATTGGAGTGTTATTTAGTATGATACATGCAGTTGCTTCAATTAAAATGAATGCAGATCAAATAATTTCTGCAACGGCAATTAATACATTAACACCTGCGCTTGCTTTATTCCTAACAATGAGTTTATCATTAGGGGCGGCTGCTGGTTCTGACAAATTACCAGTGCATGGGGATATCTTTAAGATTAGTGAAGTTCCAGTACTATCCAAGATTCCCATTTTAGGTGACATATTCTTTAAAAACATTAATGCAAGTTTTTATATGGGGATAATTATTCTTGTTGTAAGTATCGTGTTTTTATATAAAACAAGATTTGGTTTAAGACTTAGAGCTTGTGGGGAAAATCCACATGCAGCAGATGCTGCAGGAATAAATATTCAAAGAGTAAGATTTATTGCAGTTGGAATTTCAGGGGCCTTAGCAGCTTTAGGAGGGTTTTATTTAGTTACTGCATATACAACAGAATTTAGTGCATCAGTTTCGGGGTATGGATTCTTAGCAGTTGCAGTTCTAATTTTTGGAAATTGGAAGCCTGTAAGGGTAGCAATTAGTGCAATATTCTTTGCAGCACTTTTAACATTAAGTCGAGGAATAGCATTCTTTCCAGCATTAGAGTCTTTGAATATTGATAAAAATATATTAAGTATGATTCCATATATTGCAACTTTAATTGTACTAGTAATAAGTTCTAAGAATAATAGAGCTCCAAAAGCAGTAGGTAAAGTATACGATAAAGGTGAAAGATAA
- a CDS encoding ABC transporter permease produces MEKNDKKINDFILKTKKAVLNKKFLFVLMSIVTGILIGFIIMLIIKPASAFRGLSLLLTSGFRTPRAFGNVLFRATPLIVIGLAVGFGFKTGLFNIGASGQFMVGGIAALYVANIIKAPIVLHFIIAFIAAIIAGGLWGVIPGILKAKFNVNEVITTIMMNYIAVYLCVMLVYNPKVYDSGITAINTIYPTANVPRLGLNVIFPGSYIDMGILIAIGLAVISSIVLRKTTVGYELVAVGNSVDGSKYAGINVKKNIILAMAISGAIAGAAAALNYLPQNPDYFRPYADVNPIGFEGISVALIAQSSPIGTIFSGIFIAFIKQGALNMQFAGFDKEITNIIVAVIIYMIAISSFIGAYLMKRIEKKKKEKVIKKEELSHE; encoded by the coding sequence ATGGAAAAAAATGATAAAAAAATAAATGATTTTATCTTGAAAACTAAAAAAGCTGTTTTAAATAAAAAGTTTTTATTTGTTTTAATGTCAATTGTTACAGGGATTCTTATTGGTTTTATTATTATGTTAATTATTAAACCTGCTAGTGCTTTTAGAGGTCTTTCATTGTTGTTGACATCAGGATTTAGGACTCCAAGAGCATTTGGAAATGTACTCTTTAGAGCTACACCGCTAATTGTTATTGGTTTAGCAGTAGGGTTTGGATTTAAAACAGGGCTTTTCAATATTGGTGCCTCAGGACAATTTATGGTTGGTGGAATTGCGGCATTATATGTTGCAAATATAATTAAAGCACCAATTGTACTGCATTTTATTATTGCATTTATAGCAGCAATAATCGCAGGAGGACTATGGGGAGTTATTCCAGGAATTCTAAAAGCTAAATTCAATGTAAATGAAGTTATAACAACAATTATGATGAATTACATTGCCGTATACCTGTGCGTTATGCTAGTGTATAATCCAAAGGTATATGATTCAGGTATAACAGCAATAAATACGATTTATCCAACAGCAAATGTTCCAAGATTAGGATTAAATGTTATTTTTCCAGGTTCATATATCGATATGGGAATATTGATTGCTATTGGACTTGCTGTAATATCATCAATTGTTTTAAGAAAGACAACAGTAGGTTATGAATTGGTTGCTGTTGGGAATTCAGTTGATGGAAGTAAATATGCGGGAATAAATGTTAAAAAGAATATAATTCTTGCAATGGCAATTTCAGGAGCAATTGCTGGAGCTGCAGCGGCACTTAATTATCTACCACAAAATCCGGATTATTTTAGACCATATGCAGATGTTAACCCGATTGGATTTGAGGGAATATCCGTTGCATTAATTGCACAAAGCAGTCCGATTGGAACAATATTTAGTGGAATATTTATTGCATTTATTAAACAAGGGGCATTAAATATGCAATTTGCAGGTTTTGATAAAGAAATAACAAATATTATTGTTGCAGTAATAATATACATGATAGCAATATCTAGTTTTATTGGAGCGTATTTGATGAAACGGATTGAAAAAAAGAAAAAAGAAAAAGTAATTAAAAAGGAGGAATTAAGTCATGAGTAA
- a CDS encoding ABC transporter ATP-binding protein, which yields MSYAIEMLNITKTFGTLVANDDISFRVKKGEVHAILGENGAGKSTLMSILFGLYKSDSGVIKINNEEVSITNPNVANDYRIGMVHQHFKLIDVFTVLENIILGQEVTKKGFLEYESSRKKIEELSNKYKLNVSLDAYIKDISVGMQQRVEILKMLYRDADILIFDEPTAVLTPQEIEGLFDIIREFAKEGKSIIIITHKLNEIKDIADNCTILRKGKYIGTVDVKKASVEKLAEMMVGREVNFEVKKSVSKPKDVVLKVSNLNLTNRDKTKNILTDINFEVRSGEIVCIAGIEGNGQTELVQLISGLLEVHDQGSKIYLNDTDITKYSIRKRNDAGMSHIPEDRQKHGLILDYSMELNMVSNSFYKDIYQNKGFLNFDNITNYAKKLLNDFDIRSSMGEKTIVRSMSGGNQQKVIIARETSKEHDFLIASQPTRGLDVGAMEYVHSKLIEERDNGKAILVISLELDEVMNIADRILVIYDGKIQAELNPKKVNKEEVGRYMLGTKKEVKSNGKK from the coding sequence ATGTCTTATGCAATAGAAATGTTAAATATAACTAAAACATTTGGTACTTTAGTTGCAAATGATGATATTAGTTTTAGAGTTAAAAAAGGCGAAGTTCATGCAATTTTAGGTGAAAATGGTGCAGGTAAATCGACTTTAATGTCGATCCTTTTTGGATTATACAAAAGTGATTCAGGTGTTATAAAGATTAATAACGAAGAAGTTTCTATAACAAATCCAAACGTTGCTAATGATTATAGAATCGGGATGGTTCATCAGCATTTTAAACTAATTGATGTTTTTACTGTTTTAGAAAATATTATATTAGGACAAGAAGTTACTAAAAAGGGATTTTTAGAATATGAAAGTTCAAGAAAAAAAATTGAAGAATTATCCAATAAATATAAATTAAATGTATCACTTGATGCATATATTAAAGATATTAGTGTTGGAATGCAACAACGTGTTGAGATTTTAAAAATGCTCTATAGAGATGCTGATATTCTTATTTTTGATGAACCAACAGCAGTTTTAACACCACAAGAGATTGAGGGGTTATTTGATATTATTAGAGAATTTGCAAAAGAAGGCAAATCTATAATAATAATTACACATAAACTTAATGAGATTAAGGATATTGCAGACAATTGTACTATTTTGCGTAAAGGAAAATATATAGGAACCGTTGATGTTAAAAAAGCGTCGGTTGAAAAGTTAGCTGAAATGATGGTAGGTAGAGAAGTTAATTTTGAAGTTAAGAAAAGTGTTTCAAAACCAAAAGACGTAGTTTTAAAAGTTTCAAATCTTAATTTAACTAATAGAGATAAAACAAAAAATATTTTAACAGATATTAATTTTGAAGTTAGGTCAGGAGAAATTGTTTGTATTGCTGGTATTGAAGGAAATGGACAAACGGAATTAGTACAACTAATTTCAGGATTACTTGAAGTACATGATCAGGGTTCAAAAATTTATTTAAATGATACTGATATTACTAAATATAGTATAAGAAAAAGAAATGATGCCGGTATGTCCCATATACCAGAAGATAGACAAAAACATGGATTAATTCTAGACTATAGTATGGAACTTAATATGGTATCAAATAGTTTTTATAAAGATATATATCAAAATAAAGGTTTCTTAAATTTCGATAATATAACAAATTACGCAAAAAAATTACTTAATGATTTTGATATTAGGTCAAGTATGGGCGAGAAGACAATAGTTAGATCAATGTCAGGTGGAAATCAACAAAAAGTGATTATTGCGAGAGAAACAAGCAAAGAACATGACTTTTTAATTGCCTCACAACCAACGAGAGGATTAGATGTTGGTGCTATGGAATATGTGCATAGTAAATTGATTGAAGAGCGTGATAATGGAAAAGCTATTCTAGTTATTTCTTTAGAACTTGATGAAGTTATGAACATTGCTGATAGAATTTTAGTTATTTATGATGGAAAGATACAAGCGGAACTTAATCCTAAAAAAGTTAATAAAGAAGAAGTTGGACGCTATATGTTAGGAACAAAGAAGGAGGTAAAATCAAATGGAAAAAAATGA